CTCGCGCGGCGACTACCGCATGGCAGACTGGCTCGCCGAACGCGGCGAGCGGGTACGTCACGTCGATGTGCGCCCGGCCGAGGGCGTCCCGGCCACCGCGTATCCCGTGCTCACCGCGGGGGACCTCATCCACGACGAGGCCGGCGCCGTGTTCCTCTCCCGATGGGCCGAGGCGTCGCGGCGCGGCGACCTCGGCGACGACGAGTAGCGGGCCGCCGATGCCGAGCGCGAACCTCGTGGAGACGGTCGAACAACCCGAGCTGCGGACGCATCCGATCGCCCTCGTGCCCGCCGTGCTCGTGTGCGGGGCGGCGGTGCTGCTCTTCGGGTTCATGGTGCCGATCGCGGGCTACGCGATGCTCGCCGTCGGACTCCTCGCCGCGTGGCTCTGCGACCGCTCGGGCCGCACCGAGCGGCTGCTCGCCGACCTCGCGCTCATCGCCATCGGGCAGGTCATCATCTCGACGGTGTCGCTGAAGGCCGACCTCAGTGACGAGGGCATCGTGCGCTTCGCGGTCGTGCTCGGGCTCGCCGTGCTCGTGCCCTACGTCATCTCGCGGTTCGTGTACCGCGAGCACGTCATCCGCTTCCCGTGGCGCACCGGCCGGCGCTGGAACCGCACGCAGTGGCTCTACCTGATCTTCGTGACGCTCGCGGGCTGGCTGATCCTGCCGTTCTACTTCATCAGCTCGGGCGTCTACACGAACTGGCCGACGGTGACCGAGCCCGACACGATCGCGCGCCTCTTCGTCGGCGTCGCCGCCGTCGGCACGTGGGACGAGCTCTTCTTCATCTGCACGATCTTCGTGCTGTTGCGCCGCCACTTCCCGTCGTGGCAGGCGAACCTGCTGCAGTCGATCGTCTTCGTGTCGTTCCTGTGGGAGCTCGGCTACCAGTCGTGGGGGCCGCTGCTCACGATCCCGTTCGCACTGATCCAGGGCTACACGTTCAAGCTCACGAAGTCGCTCACCTACGTGTTCGTCGTGCACATGCTCTTCGACGCCGTGGTGTTCGCGGTCATCGTGTACGCGCACACCGGGTGGCCGGCGATCTTCCTGCTGGCGCCGTAGGGCGGCGGGCTCTGGATCATTCGCCCTGGTCGACGGATGCCCCGTGCTCGCCGAGCCATTCGAGCAGCACCGCCGCGTGGTTGACCTGCTCGTCGCGCGCGCCGAACAGCAGCGTGACCCGATCGTGCTCCTCGCCGAGCGCGACGAGCGCCCGCGCGGCGTCGTTCGCGTCGAGCTCGCCGCGGTACCGCTCGGCGAACTCGTCGAAGCGCTCGCGGTCGTGGTGCCACTCGGTGCGCAGCTCGGAGGAGGGTGCGACGTCCTTGTCCCATAGATCGAGCTCGGCGCGCTCCTTGCTCACGCCACGCGGCCAGAGTCGGTCGACGAGCACGCGATAGCCGTCGGATGGCTCGGCCCGGTCGTAGACCCGCTTGATGACGAACCCCATGGGGTCAGTCTGCCCCGGGGCATCCGTCGTGCCAAGCGGCGCCGTGCCGACCGCCGTGCCGACGGCGTCAGCTCTTCGGTCGGCTCCGCAATCCGACCACGATGAGCGCGACGCCGCCGAGCGCGATGATCGGTCCGAGGATCGCCCAGAGCAGGGAGCCGGTCATGGCGCTGCCGCCGATGAGGCCGATGCCCTGGAACATGAACACGACGCCCATGACGACGACGAGCGCTCCGATCGCGACGAGAACTGGCTTTCGCATGCGGGCAGCATCCCGCACCGGGGGTCGTGCCGCAAGGACCGGCTGCCGCCCGGCCGGACGCTCGGTATCCTCGGACCACCCGACGCCGACGAGAGGATGCCGCGAATGCGCGCGATCGTACTCGACCGCTACGGCCCGCCCGAGCAGGTCATGCATCTCGCCGAGCTCGCGGATCCGGTGCCCGGTGCCGGCGAAGTCGTCGTGCGGGTCGCCGCGGTCTCGCTCAACTCGTGGGACGTCGACCTCGCCACCGGGGCGATGCTCGTTCGTCTCGAAGGGCCGTTCCGTCCGAAGCGGCGGGTGATCGGCTCGGATGTCGCGGGCACCGTCGTCGCCGTCGGTGGAGGCGTGACCCGGCATCGTGTCGGCGACGCCGTCTTCGGGGAACTCTCGGCGTCGGGTTGGGGCGGCTTCGCCGAGCGCGTCGTCGCACGTGAAGACGCCGTCGTTGCGCGACCCGCCGGGGTCGACGACCTCACGGCCGCTGCGCTGCCGCAGGCCGCGAGCATGGCGTGGCAGGCGCTCGGAGGAGCCGAGGCGGTGGCGCCGGGCGGCGCGCTGCAGGGCAGGCGCGTGCTCATCGTCGGCGCCGGCGGGGGAGTGGGCACCTTCGCGATCCAGCTCGCGAAGCGCGGCGGCGCCCACGTGACCGCCGTCGAGCGCGCGATGTGGAAGCTCGAGGCGCTCGCCGAGCTCGGTGGCGACGTCGTGGCCGCGGGTGCACCCGACGGTGCCGACTCGCGCCACGCCTTCGATCTCGTGATCGACGTGGTCGGGGCACTGCTGCCGGCGCAGGCGAAGCAACTGCTCGCCGACGGCGGACGCGCTGCGTACATCGGCGGGAGCCCGCGCCGTATCGCCCAAGTGCTCTTCGCGGGGGGCCGCGCCGTCCGTCAGGCCGGTGTCGATGACGGTGTCGATGACGATGCTGAGGGCGAGCCCGGGCCCGCCCACAGCATCGCGCTGCTCGCGGCCGTGCCGAACCGCGACCTCCCCGAGATCGCCGCGCTCGCCGCAGCCGGTGAGCTGCGGGCGCTCATCGACGGCCCGCACCCGCTCGATCAGGTGCCGCAGCAGCTCGCGCGGCTGCGTTCGGGTGCCGTGCTCGGCAAGGCCGTCATCGGGCTCGGCTGAGCGGCCACACCGACGACGAGGTGGAGACCGACGCGGTCGAGAGACCGACGCGGTCGAGAGACCGACGTCGTCGTGGCCGAAGGCCGTCGCGGTCAGAGCCCGCGCAGGATCTCCGCGCGCTTCGCGGCGTACTCGGCGTCGGTGATCCTCGCCTCGGAGCGCAGCCGTTCGAGCCGGTCGAGCCGTTCGCCCGCGCCCGGCGGCGACCCGGCGCGCTCGAGCGCCGCGCTGTTGCCCGACTTCGCGGCGCACCGGATGAGCAGCAGCACCCCGACGGCGACCGCCGCGAAGAGCACGAGCACGCCGAGGATGATCAATGCATGCCACCCGATGAAGCCCTGGAACATGTTCGACAACCCTTCGGGAACCGGCGCCCCATGACGGCGACAATGCGGATGACTCTAGCGATCGGGGCGCTCCGGCACCATTGCTGCACGGTGCAGGGGTCGGCCGCGAGGCATCCGCTCTGGTAGAGTATTGAGGTTGCCGTCATGACGGCCGCGCACAAAGAGAGCCCGGGCATTCTGCCACGGGCAGCGCGCAACAAGAAGAAAGGGGATCCCATCTATGGCACTTGAAGCCGATGTCAAGAAGGCGATCATCGAAGAGTACGCGACGCACCCCGGTGACACTGGATCCCCCGAGGTCCAGATCGCGCTCCTCACGAAGCGAATCAAGGACCTCACCGAGCACCTGAAGGAGCACAAGCACGACCACCACTCGCGTCGTGGCCTGCTGCTCCTCGTCGGTCAGCGTCGTCGTCTGCTCGGCTACCTCGCCGATGTGGACATCAACCGCTACCGCAAGCTCATCGAGCGTCTCGGCCTGCGCCGCTAATCGACTCTCGCTGAATCCGCGAACTTCTTGCGGAAGCCCCCGCCCAGCTCTCACGAGCCGGCCGGGGGCTTTCGTCATCCCCGGGTGAGTTCGTCCCGGATCTCCTCGGGAGCCCGCTTGCGCGCGGTCAGCACGAGCGCGGCGACGACCGCGGCGATCGCCGCGACGAGCGGCCACCCCAGCATGGGCAGCACGGGATGGTCGGGCACCATGTCGCCGCACAGCCAGAAGAACCCGACCGCGGCCGTCAGCGTCGCCAGGGGCGCGAACCAGACGACGAGGTCGCGGAACACGCCGGGACGGAACGCGGCCGGCACCTGCGCGAGGCCGGCGAGGATGCCGAGCCCTGCGATGAGGATCGCGAGCACCTCGAGGGCGAGCGTCGCTGCGAACGGCAGTACGGAGATCGCCTGCCAGGCGCGCCGGTCGTCTTCATCGGGGCCGACGAAGGTGCCCGCCGGGAAGTCGAGTCGCACGCCGAGATCGTCGACGGTGAGCACGAGCGGTACGCCGAACTCGGTGTCCTCGAAGGAGACCGAGGCGACCAGGGTGCCGTCCGAATGCTCGGTCGTCTCCTCGACCCCGTGCATTTCGAGGTCGGCCACGGCCTCGTCGACCCCGCCGAACGGCACGACGGACTCGGGCCAGTCGCGCGCCTCGTCGGCGGCGTCGGTGTCGCGCGTGATCCAGCCGGACTCGGTCGCGAGCGCGTACAGGTCGTCGGCCACGCGGAACTCGATCCGCGTAGGGGCGAACTCCTGGGTGTCGTGGTCGCGCCACGACGAGGCGAGATCCCAGTTCTCGATCAGCGCCGCCCAGCGCACGCGATCGACGGTCGGCCCAGTCCCGTAGCCGCCCTCGTCGCCGGTCGCCGCGACGGCGGCCGACCCGAGCGTGTACTCGACCTCGACGTCACGCGTGCCGGACAGCACCTCGGTCAGCGTCGTGTGCATGAGGAGCGTGTCGCGCACCTGCTCGGTCGCGAACGGCACGTCGTCGCCATCGATGCGCACCGCGTCGACGCGCAGGTCGAGGGTCTGGCCCTCGACACGATTGCGCCATTGGTCGGCGAACTGCGGCACCCGGCTGCTCGAATCATCGAACGCGACCTCGAATCGCTCGGTGACGTGCAGCACGGCACGGCCGTCGGACGCCCGCGAGAGCTCGCCGACGATGTCCGCGGTCTCGACGGTCGTCCAGAGCGAGCCGGGCACATCCTGGTCGAACGCGGCGTAGCGGATGCCGCGCTCGTAGGGGTTCGGCACGAGCGCGATCATCGCGATCATGCCGGGCAGCAGCAGGAGGGATGCGCCGATCACGAGCAGGCGCGGCCACGTGAGGTATCCGGGCGTGCGCCATCCGCGTTCGGCCGAGGTGTCGCCGATCTCGGCGTCCAGCAGGGCCGTCACGCGGCGCCCGGCCGATCTCGCGTCGGTCGCGAGCACGGCATAGGGGAGCGCCGGATCGTTCGATGGGCCGCGGTCGAGCAGCTGCGTGCGGTCAGCGTAGGCGTCGATGCCGAGCAGGTGCTGCTTGAGGAGCGCCCCGCGGCGGGTGAGCGGGCGCGAGGACCAGGCGATCCACATCACGATCGCAGCGATGACCGTCGAGGCGATGACGAACGCCACCGGCCACCAGACGACGGCGAGCTTCGCCTGGTGCGAGAGTTGGCGCACGAGTCCCCACTGCACGAGCACGAGGGCGGGGGGAGCGGCGAGGAACGCGTCGCGCACGAACCCCGCCGGCACGCGGCGGAGTCCGTCGGCGACGATCCTCCGCCGGTCGCCGCCGAACCAGTACCGTGCGAGCGCGCGGGGCAGGTCGCCGATCCGCCCGGTGCGGCGCGCGGCACGGGCGGCCTGCACGCGGGCACGTCCGACCTCGGCCGGGCGGGCCCGCTTCCACCGCGGGAGCCCCTCGAGCGCCTCGCCGAGCTCGACCGCCCGCGGCGCACCCAGCACGTGCGCGGCGATGCCGGGGGTCACCTGCGGCGGCTCGTGCTGGGCCACGAACCACGGGCGCCCCCGGGCGTCGGCCCAGGCCACTGCGCGTGCGGCCAGCGCGAACAGCAGGGCGATCGCGAGCAGGGCGAGCGGCAGCAGCGGCCCGAACGACTGCACGATGAACAGTGGTGACGGCGGCGGCATCTCGAACGTGCCGGCCTCGAAGCTCATGGTGAACCAGGCCTGCGCGTGCGGCGGGATGTTCTGTTCGTTCGTCAGGCGGTACGTCGAATGGCCCGGCTCGCCGTCGGCTTCGGCCTCGAGCCACTCGCCGCCGCCGACGAGCGTCCAGGCGAGGCTGCCGCGCGGTTCGCGGATGAGCCGGTCGGCGAGCTCGTCGGGCAGGGTGATCGCGACGTCGAGGCCCGAGAACGCCTGGGGCCAGGAGGGGCCGAAGACGTCCCATTCCAGCAGGTCGATGCTCGCGCCGCTCGCCTCGTCGACGGCGACGTACGCGAGGTCGGACATCCGGTAGCTCAGTCCGAAGTCGTGGTCGCCGGTGAGCCGCTCGCCGGCGTCGATCGTGACGGTGACCTGCGTGGGGCTCCGGCTGATCTCGGCATCAACGGGTTCGCCGTCGAGTGTCGCCGTGATCGACGAGGGAGCGAGCGAGTGCCCCTCGTATTCGGCGGCGAGCACCCGCTGGATGCCGGTCGCCGCGACATCGTCGGGGAAGTTCGCCGCGATCCGTTCCTCGACCTCGGCGCGCAGCCGGCCGTCGGCGTCGCGCTCGATGCGGTAGTCCGCGGCGAACTCGCGGGCGATCCAGTCGTCGGTCGCGTGCGAGGCCGACGAGGTGATGTCGTCGAGGGTCAGCGGCGGATTGATGACGGGGCCGACCAGCAGCACGACGCCCGCAGTGGCGACAACGGCCCAGAACAGGCGGAGCCCGCGCCGGAGCCCGCGCCCGCCGTGGCTGCGCAGCCACGCCTCGAGCCCGAGCAGCCAGCCCGAGAGCAGGGCCCAGAGCGGGGTGTGCCGCGGCCGGTCGTCGCGGAGGGCGTCATCGGGCATCGACGACGCGGGATCGGCAGCCGCAGGGGTCGGCGCAGACGCGGAGTCGTCGTCGTGGCGGGAGCGGCGTCGGGTCACCCGGCCGATTCTAAGGGGACGTGATGTCGCCCTCGGTCACGCTGAACGAGAGCGGAGCCCCTGGGCAACCATGGGGTGGATCGATGCCGCGCTACTCGGCGCGCGCGCGGTGCGCCCGAGCGGCCATGCGGTTGCCGCAGCGCGTGCTGCAGTAGCGACGAGACGCGTTCTTCGACAGGTCGGCGTAGATGCCCGCGCAGTCGTCGGCCTCGCAGACGCGCAGGCGATCCATGCCGTCGGCGCGGATGACGTCGACGAACGCCA
The sequence above is a segment of the Agromyces hippuratus genome. Coding sequences within it:
- a CDS encoding NAD(P)-dependent alcohol dehydrogenase, giving the protein MRAIVLDRYGPPEQVMHLAELADPVPGAGEVVVRVAAVSLNSWDVDLATGAMLVRLEGPFRPKRRVIGSDVAGTVVAVGGGVTRHRVGDAVFGELSASGWGGFAERVVAREDAVVARPAGVDDLTAAALPQAASMAWQALGGAEAVAPGGALQGRRVLIVGAGGGVGTFAIQLAKRGGAHVTAVERAMWKLEALAELGGDVVAAGAPDGADSRHAFDLVIDVVGALLPAQAKQLLADGGRAAYIGGSPRRIAQVLFAGGRAVRQAGVDDGVDDDAEGEPGPAHSIALLAAVPNRDLPEIAALAAAGELRALIDGPHPLDQVPQQLARLRSGAVLGKAVIGLG
- the rpsO gene encoding 30S ribosomal protein S15 — its product is MALEADVKKAIIEEYATHPGDTGSPEVQIALLTKRIKDLTEHLKEHKHDHHSRRGLLLLVGQRRRLLGYLADVDINRYRKLIERLGLRR
- a CDS encoding CPBP family intramembrane glutamic endopeptidase, encoding MPSANLVETVEQPELRTHPIALVPAVLVCGAAVLLFGFMVPIAGYAMLAVGLLAAWLCDRSGRTERLLADLALIAIGQVIISTVSLKADLSDEGIVRFAVVLGLAVLVPYVISRFVYREHVIRFPWRTGRRWNRTQWLYLIFVTLAGWLILPFYFISSGVYTNWPTVTEPDTIARLFVGVAAVGTWDELFFICTIFVLLRRHFPSWQANLLQSIVFVSFLWELGYQSWGPLLTIPFALIQGYTFKLTKSLTYVFVVHMLFDAVVFAVIVYAHTGWPAIFLLAP
- a CDS encoding DUF488 domain-containing protein, with product MGFVIKRVYDRAEPSDGYRVLVDRLWPRGVSKERAELDLWDKDVAPSSELRTEWHHDRERFDEFAERYRGELDANDAARALVALGEEHDRVTLLFGARDEQVNHAAVLLEWLGEHGASVDQGE
- a CDS encoding DUF2207 domain-containing protein, yielding MTRRRSRHDDDSASAPTPAAADPASSMPDDALRDDRPRHTPLWALLSGWLLGLEAWLRSHGGRGLRRGLRLFWAVVATAGVVLLVGPVINPPLTLDDITSSASHATDDWIAREFAADYRIERDADGRLRAEVEERIAANFPDDVAATGIQRVLAAEYEGHSLAPSSITATLDGEPVDAEISRSPTQVTVTIDAGERLTGDHDFGLSYRMSDLAYVAVDEASGASIDLLEWDVFGPSWPQAFSGLDVAITLPDELADRLIREPRGSLAWTLVGGGEWLEAEADGEPGHSTYRLTNEQNIPPHAQAWFTMSFEAGTFEMPPPSPLFIVQSFGPLLPLALLAIALLFALAARAVAWADARGRPWFVAQHEPPQVTPGIAAHVLGAPRAVELGEALEGLPRWKRARPAEVGRARVQAARAARRTGRIGDLPRALARYWFGGDRRRIVADGLRRVPAGFVRDAFLAAPPALVLVQWGLVRQLSHQAKLAVVWWPVAFVIASTVIAAIVMWIAWSSRPLTRRGALLKQHLLGIDAYADRTQLLDRGPSNDPALPYAVLATDARSAGRRVTALLDAEIGDTSAERGWRTPGYLTWPRLLVIGASLLLLPGMIAMIALVPNPYERGIRYAAFDQDVPGSLWTTVETADIVGELSRASDGRAVLHVTERFEVAFDDSSSRVPQFADQWRNRVEGQTLDLRVDAVRIDGDDVPFATEQVRDTLLMHTTLTEVLSGTRDVEVEYTLGSAAVAATGDEGGYGTGPTVDRVRWAALIENWDLASSWRDHDTQEFAPTRIEFRVADDLYALATESGWITRDTDAADEARDWPESVVPFGGVDEAVADLEMHGVEETTEHSDGTLVASVSFEDTEFGVPLVLTVDDLGVRLDFPAGTFVGPDEDDRRAWQAISVLPFAATLALEVLAILIAGLGILAGLAQVPAAFRPGVFRDLVVWFAPLATLTAAVGFFWLCGDMVPDHPVLPMLGWPLVAAIAAVVAALVLTARKRAPEEIRDELTRG